A segment of the Eubalaena glacialis isolate mEubGla1 chromosome 14, mEubGla1.1.hap2.+ XY, whole genome shotgun sequence genome:
tttgtaAGTCAGGAGCAGAACAAGGTTTATTCTAGGCCTAACTTGCTCCATCTACTGAGACAAAACCCTTCTGGGTCCTCTACCTGATGCCCCATGACTGATAAGATTGTCCATTCTGGCTGTTGAGAACAGCCACTATTCCCAGCATGTGTGTGCTCCAGGTATTATCCACTCTAATTCTTTTGGCAATTTTCACTCTGGCCTTGGGTAGCTTTCTTTCATGCTTCTGCTAATCGATACTCAGCTGAAAACTTGAGGGAGATTCTGTAGACCTCCAAAGCTTGCTTATTCTCTGTGTAGAGCTGTAATCTCTTTGGTACTCTGCCCTCCACTCTCTTGGTTTACCTGGATTCCCTGCTCCATCTCCTCAACTCAAGAGAGAACACTGGGTTTTGCCTGCATTTCCTCCCAGCAATGTCATGGCCTAGAATCACTCTCTACACAGTAATTTGGGAAAACCCTAGGGCTCACCTCCTTTGTGTCCTTCATTCCCTGATGGTCGATGTCTTGAACGTTGTTATTTCATACACTTTGTGCATTTTTTAGTTGTTCAGGTGGGAGGGTAAATGACGGTTATTCCATCTTTTTACTGAAGCAGCCATCTTTTCCTGCTACCTTATCCCCAATTTTTAGCTGAGtaaagaggggaggagagaggttaaataacttgctcaaggacacAAGTAGTAAGTGACATCCTGGATTTGACTAGAAATCTTTTAGACTTCCAAGATGATTCTCTTAATCATAAGGCTACTAACACTCTCATGTATAACAcaaattaatgtatttaataattGGTGTGTTTATACTTAGATCTTGCATTAAGAAACATTGACAAATTTCTTATAGAAATgactttccctttctcccttttaaaGATAAATGTGAGGAACGTGAAGAGGAAGTTATTTTAGTTTCGTCTGCACGCGAAATTGATGCTCGTTCATGTCCTCTTATCCTAAGTGAACACAAAGGCCCTATAATTTGGTATAAAAATGACGGCAAGACACCTGTATCTACGGAAAGAGACTCCAGGATTCATCAGCACAAAGATAAACTTTGGTTTGTTCCTGCTGAAGTAGAGGATTCAGGATATTACTACTGTGCAGTGAGGTAAGAAAGGAATTAATATGTTACAAACATGTGTTGTATGTACCTGCAATAGTTaaggacagaaaaatattttaataaacctattttgatttattttagcaATTCAACTTACTGCCTCAAAACTAAAATAGCTGCAGAGTTTGTACAGCATGAGCCTAACTTGTGTTACAGTTCACAAGCCGTATTTACACAGAGACTACTGATTCCAGGAGATGGACAACTTGTATGTCCTTATTTGGattttttcaaagatgaaaacaaTGAGTTACCCCAAATACAGTGGTATAAGgtaattttatattacatatggCATTCTACTCACCTAGCAAGTAAAATAGTTTTCTATCACAGACAATAGGATGAATCTGCAAAGCACTTTTTCATTTGgcatattattttgcttttgagtGGCGAAATTTAATAGGATGTTTTTAAAAGGTGTTAAGACTGTACACATTTAATTTGCAGCTTAActaaaaatatgtcatttttgTTTAATAAGGTAGAGTTGAGAAAAGTGTAGTAGGCATAAAAGATGTTTAAAGATAAGGATGATTATAAATTTAGGGTTTTTAAGAAATAACTATTtgttacaaagtatattattttgtgttttattacaAACATTAAGTGGTCCTTGGATAAACTAGTGGTTTCTCTAACTGTCTGAAAGGCGATTGGCCAGTACTCCATGGAATACATCATATTCTGGTATCTTTGATCTACCCGGCTTGTTGAAGCTTACATGGAGAATCATCTTGTAGaggttaaaaaatacaaaataaataatatcagtGATGAATGGAAATATAGCATTACTAAGCAACTATAGTGTTCGCATTCTTCCCTCAAATGTGTTTCTCTTGCAAAGTACGTTTGTCTTCACTTGTCTGCAAAGTGCAAGCCTCATAGGCATAAAAATGTAAATCCTGGGAATGTAATTATGACTTTGcaaaaaaatgcaatattaaaACTTGTATGCAAGGAACCTTTCTATTCCTATACGTAcgaatataaatatgaataattgGTTTTCAatacttcttcctctccctctgtctaGGATTGCAAACCTCTACTTCTTGACAATATAAACTTTGTTGGAATAACAAATAAACTCATCATCACGAACGTGACTACGGCGCATAATGGGCACTATACGTGTCATGCATTCTACACACACTTGGGAAAGCAGTATCATGTCAGCCGGGTGATAGAACTCATTACTCTAGGTGAGTCAGAGCTCCAATCCTAGGATTTTAAATCCAGGAAGGCCCAGAGACCATAACTCTAATATCACCTTCATTGTCTATGGAGGGACTAAATCCAAGAGAAGCTTGATGACTTGCCAGAGGTCACCTGGCTTTAGTTTAGTTTTTGTTGTTACGTGCTATGTATGTGTTTCTCATTCCTACTTCAGAGGCAGTGCTGATCAAACAGACAAGGATGAGCTATGTGTTCCAGCTGAACTAGGAGGCACGTTCTTTGGCCTGGCTTAGAACTGCTTCTCCAGAGGGTTCTCTGGAGAAGCATTGGAGGAATGACAGTTCTGAGATCCCTCACTTGGGCAGTCTGAGTGTCTAGCAGTCATTGGCGTGATGGATGGATGCTAATGAACTTTGGAACAAGTTACACTCTTGTTAGATCTCTGTTAGtccagtcacttaacttctctaaggctgtttcctcctctgtaagaaAATTCAAGCTTCCAAGCTTCTTGCAAAAGTGAGAGATCAAGTGTGCTCCGCTTGTGGTCCTGTGCCTGGGGCCAAACAGATGAGAAATGAGTAGGTGCATGATGATTATTCTTGTTAGTTTTCCTGAGGCTTCTATTAACcatatttcatattaaaaacgacaacaaaataaaaccaaggcACTCCTACAAGTTACCCGGGGATGGGCAGAATGCTCAACCTTTCTGTAAATACCAGGGTTTTCTAAGCTTTCAGTAAGATAAGCATGGAGTTAGTTTAACCAGGACTTTGAAAGTCAAAGCAGTCTCTATCAGTAATTACTCTGGAACAACAGGCATAAACAGGGACTATCCCAGGTAAACCCAGATTATGATCACTTTTCAGAGAGCTATGTTTTCTCAATTCtacaataattcatttttttttccaaaggttAATTTTATTGTCTCAGAATCAATTCCTCCCCTACATCCTACAAGCATCAGTGACGCGTACATTTCGGGAGGCCTTGGATCACAAGCATCTGAGTTCCTGAGCAGCCCCTCTCTGGTCATTGTGTAGCTCTGACTCGTTTTTCTTGGGATACTGCAACCAGACCAGCAGACCAAATTTTAGGGAAAACAGGGCACTACAGAATTTCAAAAATAGGTCAAATGGGTTTTAAATACTTTCTGCCATCCTTTCTGATCCCTTACGTAGACATAATATACTTGATCAGACGTGaggttgtattttgttttcttctaaaggtggatttataaatatttattgggcatctactatgtttcaggcactgttctaggtataCATTAGGGAACAAAGGAGACAGTATCCTGCCCTGATGgagctaacatttttttttttttttttttgactgtggcAGAATGAATACTGGGCATTCAAATTCATAGTTTCTCAGGCTTGGCCCCAGATCAACTCTTGAAGCCAATCATCATCTTGTAAATAAAAGTCAGATTAATTTCTGGAGCTCCTTAgtatttttctgcttattttaataaattatgccAAAATGTTTGGCGTTCTTCAATAATTGTGGCTTTCACTCTTGGGTCATTGTGAAAATTACTAAATACAAGCAGGTCTAGCAATAGATGGCCTTCTGGTTAATAATGCTCcatccagggaagtccctttccacAACGACTCGTTTTTCCTGATTTGCACGAAGAGGGGCACTTGTCTGGAGACCCAGGGCCTGGTGATGTGTGTTTTTTTCTGCAGCACCAAACTCTGGGTTCAGAAGGGCCAACTCTGTGGGTTTTGCTGTGGTCTCTGTGTCAGCCTCCTACCTTCACCTCTGGCCTTCTGTCTCCTGCTATATATGCTTTGGCCAGTAGAGGGAATATCAGGCAGATGCCTTGTAGTATATTGTTGGTATATTTTGCCAAGTGTGGTCATCACTTGAGATTCTGGTCTATAAGAGACCTTATGGatgtttttctttcagtgaaaTCCAGGAACAAGAGACCTGAGATTGTGAGTCCAGCTAATGAGACGATAGAAGTGGTCTTGGGTAAGTGGGCTACAATCAGGATATGCTGGAATCAGTATTTTTTGAACTCGAGATTAAGATAATCTGTACCTTTACTGCACACAACCTAAGCTGTTTAGTGGATATATCTAAAGTTAGAGGGAAAGTGGCACAGATTATGTCTTAAATGTTTCTTTGGATTTCTTGCCTCTTATGGCAAACAAACATCTAGCCATGTGTGATTGGCCCACCCTTACTTTCCTGTGGACACTTATTACTCGTGAAGGCATCAGCCAAAGACcaagttcagggacttccctggcagtccagtggttaagacttcgccttctaatgcagggggtgtgggttcgatcccgggttggggaactaagatcctacgtgCCTCGCAGCCAGATAAaccaacataaaacagaagcaacttcaatagactttaaaagtggtccacatcaaaaaaactcttaaaaaaaaaaagaaaaacaaagaccgAGTTCAATAGGCCTAGGAAtaagaaatgtaatttatttgGTGCAGGATGGATTTCTCATGATCAGAGTTAAGCTTTTAGGTAGAAGAGTAGGACTACAGGCCAAAAAGACAGTTattctagaaaattatttttccaagttAGTGATAATGTTCATTTCAAGAATAAAGATGTAACACGATAAGCATTCAGATCTAAGCTATGCAATACGATAGCCACTAGGCATGTGTGGCTACATAcatgtaaatttaaattaagtaaatttatttagtttaattaaaaattagtCCCTCAGTCAAGGGCTGAAGAGCGACATGTGATTAGTTGACTATGTATGAGACAGCACAACCACAGAACATTTTTGCCAACGCTGAAAGTTCTGTTGGAAACCACTGGTCCAAACAtaaaaacagatttttgtatCAGAGGATCAAAAATCAGGCTGGCATATAGAATTCTGTAATAGTAACTGCGTGAAGACAAAGAACAATTGTACAGCGATTAGAAGGTCAAATTTGTGACCTCTGAATTCTGTACTTGGCCAAGTTGTTCTTCATGGTGGAAAGTAATATAAAGACATTCATAGATGTAAACAAAGATGTGAAAACTTTAAATATTGTCCCATAGAATCCAGAGCAGTGTTTCaacccttttttcccccattattGCTCCCCTGTAGCACCTAACAAGCCATTTGTTCCCTAATCCTCTTTACTTTCTCAGATATTTAATACCCAGATATGCACTATGGCACTTTGAAAGGCCACAAACCATTGCAATAGCTAAGCTTTTCTTGCTGTCCTCGCCAAGAAACACATTTTGCCCTGTTGAAACACATTTTGCCCTGTTGAGAAGGCATGCTCAAGGAATGTATACTTCAGAGCTCTAAAGCCTAGATTTGATCTACAGATCTAAAAATAAGTTTACATTAGGaaacaataattttaatatatcacaTTGATCAGAGGCCTGATCACCGTGGCATATGTTTATCCTATAATCAGGCATTTATTTGATAAGATTTCATATTAATTACCAGTAAAATGACTTAGAAAAATAGGAATTGAGGGATACTTTCTGCACTTAATAACATCAATTCAAACCAATCGTCACCAACATTTTTAATGGTGAAACACTATATAGTGTTAAACCTTCTACAGGTCTAGGCCTTCTCATTGAAgtcaagaacaagacaaagatgcccataTAACTCATTTACTTAACATGTTCCAGAAGTGCCCACTAATGCAAAGATAAAAGAACCAAGGCATGCTGACTGTAGGGGAGAAAAGAACTGTATTATTTTCAGATCATATAATTATGTACTTACAAATATTATTGTATTGGccagatataaaattaatattctaaaatattagaCTTATTTAgcaaaaaccaagaaaacaatgGGAAAAGAGATCCTATTTGCAACAGTAAATGCCATAGAGATGTCTATAAGATAGCTTagcaaaacctttaaaaattatattggatttataaggaagaaaaaaaccaaccaaacaaaaaccccacaaactcTGACCTATAAGTCTCAAAAAACTGGGAGATTTAAAGCATACATTCTTAAAGGGATGGGGGGATGTTGTCTGCAATGGGGAGAAAATTGGTTCTTAGGAGGTGAAAAAATCTAAATCAATAGATATAGTgtatatctgtggtattaaaaATTCATGGAGAGTTAGGCAACTGggataaaaaaatgcaaaaaagctCCAAAGGgagcaataataaaaacaatctcGAGAAAcacaaatttaagaaaaactgTAATAAGGATGTGTGTTTTTCCTATATGAAAAACTGGAAATTGTAAAGGTATGGACTTTCAACAGTAAGTTACAGATTTAATGGaattccaataaaaatatgaatgggCTTAAAAATTGGCAAGTGATACTGAAATTCACCTGGGAGAATAAAATGCTGAGATTACTAAGATAATACTGGGAAGAAAAGCTAAATGATATGAATATTTACCCTAAAACTGCAATAATTAAGAGTGTGGTACCCCTGGCGTCAGTATACACATTCAGATCAACCTAGAAAGtcccaaataaataattatattataattctTACATTACATAACAGATTAGTGAGGAAGAGATTTATTATTCAATAAGAGATTCTGGAATTATCAGTCAACTATTTGGATAAAAACATTAGGTTAAAGCTTTCTCTCATACCATACCCAAGTTATATTCTAGACAGATTAAAGAACTAAAACAGTCAAAACAACACAACAATGCAAACATCATATATAcctgaaagaaaaaagtacatgGAATATTTTCCTGATTTGATGGTAGAGAGAgcttttcaacaacaaaaaaatagtgaaaacagtataaaacaattgtaaatttggccaaataataaaaatatataaagaatttccataaacaataacaaaatgaaaacaaactctGAAAGATATTTGCAGTAGTTTTCATGTATGATAAAGAGTTACTATCCTTGATAAATAAAGAGCTTCCATGCATCATAAGGTTAATAATATGAGAATGCAGTTTAGTAATGGCCATTAGGAATAACAagcaattcttttttaatttatttgttctatttatttatttttggctgtgttgggtctccgttgctttgcgtgggcttttctctagttgcagagagcaggggctactcttccttgcagtgcacaggcttctcactgcgttggcttctcttgttgcggagcaccggctctaggcacgcgggcttcagtagttgtggctcgcaggctctagagcgcaggctcagtagttgtggcgcacgggcttagttgctccgcagc
Coding sequences within it:
- the IL1R1 gene encoding interleukin-1 receptor type 1 isoform X3, with the translated sequence MKVLFRLVCFIALLTSSLEADKCEEREEEVILVSSAREIDARSCPLILSEHKGPIIWYKNDGKTPVSTERDSRIHQHKDKLWFVPAEVEDSGYYYCAVSNSTYCLKTKIAAEFVQHEPNLCYSSQAVFTQRLLIPGDGQLVCPYLDFFKDENNELPQIQWYKDCKPLLLDNINFVGITNKLIITNVTTAHNGHYTCHAFYTHLGKQYHVSRVIELITLVKSRNKRPEIVSPANETIEVVLGSWLQLICNVTGQLSNFVYWRWNGSAIKEYEPMMMEEFTYVQNPLNKRRSTVIARLNITAVESKFFLHPFICLAKNTEGRSTAYIQLIHPAPDFQTPTIGVFVMLTLLQMERRMMHTYYVQRPLEKGPPLTQIFLCLTSYLRSWKNSVDISCSSVAEMTTLGKALLRLLMKP